The DNA region AAGTTATGCTGCCTAAAGCGAATCCTACGCCGTATCAGGTACACGTAGAACTTGGTAAGCAATATTTTTATACTGACCCAGATAAGGCCCTCAGTTATTTTGATAAGGCCAAAAGACTTGAAAAAGGACCAACGGCTGCCTGTTATTATGAAGGAATGCTTTATTTAAAAGAGAAGTCACTTGAAAAGGCTAGAAGTTGTTTTGAAGAGGGGCTCAAGTATCAGCCTCTTCACTATCAATGTTTAAGTGAGCTTTTTCAAATTATGGTGAAATTAGATGAAAAGCATAAGGCCTATAAACTCGCTCGTTGCTTGATTGATCATTATCCAGTGAATCCAGAATTACTTCCAACATTGACGTGGCTATCTGTGGCCTGCGCTGAATATGATGATATTTTCGAGTATCACAGTGCTTTTAAGCAAGTCGTAAACCCAGATAAGGATATGAAAAATTATATCGCTGCTTCAATGGCAATTTACGGTAAGAAAGTTATCAAAGATAAGTTTAAAGAAGAGAAAGAGACTTCTAGTGAGCTTTACTCTAAGGCCCTTGAAGTAATTGAACGCGCAAGTGAAATTTGCGATGGTAAACCGCTTATTTATGCCTCACTTGTGGAGGCCCTTAAAGAAGCGCGTGAAATTGAACTTCTCGATCGCATTCTCTCTAAAGCACTCTCTCAATTTCCTGAGTCCCGAGAGATTCGTATCCTCGAGGTTTTAGTGAGTGATTTGCAAGCAACAGCGGCCGAGGGACTAAAGCTTGTACAAGATACGATTCAACAAGGTCTTAAATCCCCTGAACTCTATGAAGTTCTCATTAAGCGGTCCATTGAAATGAATTTGGCCAAGCAAAAAGTTGAAGAGCACTATGAGAAGGCCTGTCGTGATTTTCCTGATAAGAGAAACTCTTTTGAAGAACTTATTTCAGAGATTTAATTAAAAATTGGATTTTTTGTGATTTTTGAGACGACGTAAGAGACGGCAAAAAAAGCAAAACTCCCCGTGACAAAACTTGCGCTTCCAAATCCTGTTTGGCAATCGAGCCTTGTGGACTCCCCTTGAATTGGTTTATGGCATGTTCCACCAGCTGGGTCAGGGTAGACGGCCCTTTCGTAGCTAAAGACACAAGGGACTTTGAAATTTCTATTTCTAGAAAAACCATGATCTTGGCGAAGTTTTTTTCTTATTCGTTGTAAGAGTTTGTCGTTATAGGACTTAGAGAGATCATCGATTTTAATGCGGGTAGGATCGACTCTTCCTCCTGCTCCACCACAAACGATTAAGGGAATATCGTGTTCTTTACAGTCTAAAATTAGTTGAATTTTTTCTTCAAATGAATCGATACAATCGATGATGTAATCATAGCGATGAGAAAGTATTTCGTTGGAATTTTTCTTAGAATAGAAAGATTGAATCTCTTGTATTTCACACTGGGGATTAATCTCTAGAATCCTCTTTTTCATGACCTCAGTTTTCATTTGGCCAACACTAGAGCTAAGAGCGTGAACTTGTCTGTTGATATTGCTCTGGCAAAGATCATCAAGATCAATCATGGTGATTTTTCCAACACCACTTCTTGCCAAGGATTCACATACCCAAGATCCAACACCACCGATTCCAACGACTGCTACATGGGAACTCTTGAGAAGATCCCACTCTTTTTGACCAACAAGTCTTCCAATTCCGCCGAAGCGAAAGTCGTATTGGTCATTATTTATTTGGTCGTTATCTTTCATAGTCCTTCATTTAATGGATTCAAGCATCAAAGACAAGGGCCTATTGATAATTTTCCATAACTTGATAGAGTTCCATACCTTTTCTGATATTTCCAGAGGTCGTATGATTGATGATTAGGCAGTCTTTTTTAGCTTTATGCTCTTCAAGGAGGCGCTCAGGATCTTCAAAGCTTAAAATACTAAATAAGATTTCCCCTTTTTTGACCTCTTGTCCAGGTTTTGCATGATACTCAACAAGGCCACCTTTTGGCGCATAGTAGGTCTTATAATCCGAAAGTAGGCAAGCTTTTGGAGTTTCTAAAATAAGATGCTCTTCAAGCGGATTCTCGCTAATGATCTCTCTTTTTAAAAGATAATGCATAATTTTTGCGGCCTGCTTTAGTGCAAGCTTTGTATTGATAACTTCTTCGCTTCCAAGTTCCAATGTGTAAGACTCAAATGGAATGTCGTAAGTTTTACCAGAATTTTCGAGGGCCTTTTTAAGGTGAACCCATGGCATGAAACTCGCTTCATCCATGGCCATTCCAAATTCATTGGGTATGATGAGATGATGAGGGAAGTTGAGGTCTTTTGATTTTTCTGTGAGATACTCAGCAACATAGAGGTAGTCACAAGCAATAGGTCCTGTATGCAGATCTAATACATAATCAGCTCTAGCTGCTATCTTTTGTAAATGTAAGTTGAGAAAAGCATTTTCATTTTCACCGTACTCTTTGAGTGCAAATAGTTTTTGATCAATGGCCTTTTCTAGGTATGCCTTAAATTGCTCTTTATCAAAATCTTTTTTTGCAAATTGATCGAGAGATTGGTTAGCGAAAATATCTTTGTAGAGACGATTCCAATTATCTCCAGTCACCGAATTAAAGCGCCCTAGAGTCCATGTACCCATTTTAGTAATGGCGGCGAGGGGGTTGGCCTGAGGTAGGAGAGTGATGTTTCCACGAACGATATCAGGGTTTGCTTTAAGAGTAACGAGGATATGGTAAATGACGGCATTACCTTGAATCTCTGCCCCATGAACATTGGCCTGAATAAAGGCCGATTGATCGCTCTTGTGACCTTCAAAATGAAAGAGGCGAAGCTCTAGTGGATTTGCATTTCCTTGTTGTCCGATTGTGATCGTTTC from Halobacteriovorax sp. GB3 includes:
- a CDS encoding succinylglutamate desuccinylase/aspartoacylase domain-containing protein; amino-acid sequence: MMKLETITIGQQGNANPLELRLFHFEGHKSDQSAFIQANVHGAEIQGNAVIYHILVTLKANPDIVRGNITLLPQANPLAAITKMGTWTLGRFNSVTGDNWNRLYKDIFANQSLDQFAKKDFDKEQFKAYLEKAIDQKLFALKEYGENENAFLNLHLQKIAARADYVLDLHTGPIACDYLYVAEYLTEKSKDLNFPHHLIIPNEFGMAMDEASFMPWVHLKKALENSGKTYDIPFESYTLELGSEEVINTKLALKQAAKIMHYLLKREIISENPLEEHLILETPKACLLSDYKTYYAPKGGLVEYHAKPGQEVKKGEILFSILSFEDPERLLEEHKAKKDCLIINHTTSGNIRKGMELYQVMENYQ
- a CDS encoding tRNA threonylcarbamoyladenosine dehydratase gives rise to the protein MKDNDQINNDQYDFRFGGIGRLVGQKEWDLLKSSHVAVVGIGGVGSWVCESLARSGVGKITMIDLDDLCQSNINRQVHALSSSVGQMKTEVMKKRILEINPQCEIQEIQSFYSKKNSNEILSHRYDYIIDCIDSFEEKIQLILDCKEHDIPLIVCGGAGGRVDPTRIKIDDLSKSYNDKLLQRIRKKLRQDHGFSRNRNFKVPCVFSYERAVYPDPAGGTCHKPIQGESTRLDCQTGFGSASFVTGSFAFFAVSYVVSKITKNPIFN